In the genome of Choristoneura fumiferana unplaced genomic scaffold, NRCan_CFum_1 Sck3bRy_356;HRSCAF=692_pilon, whole genome shotgun sequence, one region contains:
- the Wdr59 gene encoding WD repeat domain 59 — translation MSVHWSSEAMKWEYRELQATAMSVDFSGNNVLLAGRRWLAIKQVNLEEDAGDIIKKYPRHSKYDAAGAEWCQTYQGQKLCAIASNQRVDVYEWRNGNELTCINSLRGHTRVVSDTHFHRQDHNLIATCSIDTFTHMWDLRDSRKPVISLCAVAGASQVQWNKVASHIVATAHDGDIKIWDYRKHSAPFQYISAHLCKIHGVDWSPHHEYQLVTSSHDGSIKFFDINNARRPENIIMTNFPVWRAIYTPFGSGLLTIGVGWGGLPRVEQAGVIGIWVAGALTHRLVGHTDTVQTMVWRPNTSPANFQLVTWGRDQSLRIWAMQPSLLKMCHHYLPYDIDNDEDNNSDTMSYASTVETMNDAADNKGQDIQMTKLSSTTPSSIDEEFESIREMANIEVTDMNIETRICQIHSERNGYTANLQVTFPRNVSEQTIPKFAWLSETNVDSSTTIKILQALDRTAHKKKKEGQRCLLHCLKTLATSIDEIPVKSSDDSDSMKSSQRSQSESENAGDSCIPFPRTCGAKWCGVNTLVVFSRPSNTRRLSLKQEAGTPRSMSSLSTLPSLFSSGYSSVSPHATTTPSPTNAPGFPQLLHRHASNSITTFYFQDRWKAQGRRAGSMRSRGSISGCSPRVVLYGTGDLFPLNRDLADKYVINAEDSVEMCSANARIASDAGESELAHAWRLAALTARAMRARRLDHAASSEESLAWAVHPLCSTLLQSLISHFAKAGDVQMAAMLACAFSIFNDTTKWSSQSSISISSFSNGTSPYSTVNQFSEIADGWTTVRSSSCSEADPLAAERPEPEDCVLDDATGHQYHCFKRVYADILHRWQLLYKRTEVMKLVVNKQSSAHVGPELGALCAYCGRATRAAACAPCRRLALRCAVCALGVRGLAAACAYCGHAGHARHMLNWFEKHDTCPTGCGCKCLIDSNAFWKGVKYA, via the exons ATGTCGGTCCATTGGAGTTCAGAGGCGATGAAATGGGAGTACCGGGAGCTACAGGCGACGGCTATGTCCGTGGATTTCTCAGGCAACAACGTGCTATTGGCGGGACGCAGATGGCTAGCTATCAAACAAGTTAACTTAGAAGAAGATGCTGGAGATATTATCAAGAAGTACCCTCGCCATAGCAAATATGATGCCGCTGGAGCGGAGTGGTGCCAAACGTATCAGGGACAAAAACTATGCGCAATTgcg AGCAATCAACGTGTGGATGTGTATGAATGGCGCAATGGAAATGAATTGACATGTATCAATTCGTTACGAGGTCACACTCGGGTGGTTAGCGACACACACTTCCACAGACAGGATCATAACCTCATTGCAACATGTTCAATAGACACATTTACACACATGTGGGACCTTCGAGATTCGAGGAAACCTGTCATATCGCTATGTGCAGTTG CTGGAGCCTCCCAAGTTCAGTGGAACAAAGTAGCATCACACATAGTTGCCACAGCACATGATGGTGATATCAAAATTTGGGATTATAGGAAGCACAGTGCACCCTTTCAGTACATATCAGCACATTTGTGCAAAATTCACGGGGTTGATTGGAGTCCTCATCATGAATATCAGTTGGTAACATCAAGCCATGATGGCAGCATTAAATTCTTTGATATCAATAATGCAAGAAGACCAGAAAACATTATAATGACCAATTTTCCTGTCTGGAGAGCAATTTACACACCTTTTGGAAGTGGTTTGCTGACAATAGGCGTTGGTTGGGGTGGCTTGCCCAGAGTAGAGCAAGCTGGAGTCATTGGCATTTGGGTAGCTGGAGCTTTGACTCACAGGCTAGTGGGGCACACGGACACAGTACAAACAATGGTATGGAGACCCAACACTTCACCAGCCAATTTCCAACTGGTCACATGGGGTAGAGATCAGTCTTTAAGGATTTGGGCGATGCAGCCCTCGCTGTTAAAAATGTGCCATCACTACTTACCCTATGACATAGACAATGATGAAGATAATAATAGTGATA CAATGAGCTATGCATCAACTGTTGAAACTATGAATGATGCAGCTGACAATAAAGGACAAGATATTCAAATG ACCAAACTTTCAAGCACAACCCCTTCATCCATAGACGAAGAGTTTGAATCCATCCGAGAAATGGCTAACATAGAAGTAACGGATATGAATATAGAAACAAGAATTTGCCAGATACATTCAGAGCGCAATGGCTACACTGCCAACCTTCAAGTAACCTTCCCCAGAAATGTCTCTGAACAAACAATACCAAAGTTTGCTTGGCTCTCAGAAACAAATGTTGACAGCTCAACAACCATCAAAATATTACAAGCACTAGACAGAACAGCCCACAAGAAGaaaaaggaaggacaaaggtGTCTATTGCATTGTTTAAAAACATTGGCAACATCTATTGATGAG ATTCCAGTTAAATCTAGTGATGATTCTGACTCAATGAAATCAAGTCAAAGAAGTCAATCAGAGAGTGAAAATGCTGGTGATTCTTGCATTCCATTCCCGCGTACATGTGGCGCGAAGTGGTGCGGCGTCAACACGCTCGTCGTGTTCAGCCGTCCGTCCAACACGCGACGGCTGTCGCTGAAGCAAGAGGCAGGGACGCCGAGGTCAATGTCGTCCCTGTCGACACTGCCGAGCCTGTTCAGCAGCGGCTACAGCTCCGTGTCCCCGCACGCGACCACCACTCCGTCCCCGACCAACGCGCCTGGCTTCCCACAGTTGCTACACAGACATGCGTCTAATTCTATAACGACGTTCTATTTTCAAGATCGATGG AAGGCTCAAGGGCGGCGCGCGGGCAGCATGCGCAGCCGCGGCAGCATATCGGGGTGCTCGCCGCGCGTCGTGCTGTACGGCACCGGCGATCTGTTCCCGCTCAACCGGGACCTCGCCGACAAATACGTCATCAACGCCGAGGATTCTGTCG AGATGTGTTCAGCGAACGCGCGGATAGCAAGCGACGCCGGCGAGAGCGAGCTGGCGCACGCGTGGCGGCTGGCGGCGCTGACGGCGCGGGccatgcgcgcgcgccgcctcgACCACGCCGCCTCCAGTGAGGAGAGCCTGGCCTGGGCCGTGCACCCACTCTGCTCCACGCTGCTACAGTCGCT AATATCCCACTTCGCCAAAGCTGGAGACGTTCAAATGGCAGCTATGCTGGCTTGCGCTTTTTCCATCTTTAACGACACGACCAAGTGGAGTTCACAGTCCTCCATTAGCATTTCGAGCTTC AGCAACGGCACATCTCCGTACAGCACGGTGAACCAGTTTAGCGAGATCGCAGACGGCTGGACGACGGTCCGCAGCAGCTCGTGCTCGGAGGCCGACCCGCTGGCCGCGGAGCGCCCGGAACCCGAGGACTGCGTTCTGGACGACGCCACTGGACACCAATACCACTGCTTTAAGCGCGTTTATGCCGATATATTGCACCGGTGGCAGCTGCTGTACAAGAGGACTGAG GTGATGAAGCTGGTAGTGAACAAGCAGAGCAGCGCGCACGTGGGGCCGGAGCTGGGCGCGCTGTGCGCGTACTGCGGGCGCGCGACGCGCGCGGCGGCGTGCGCGCCGTGCCGCCGCCTGGCGCTGCGCTGCGCCGTGTGCGCCCTCGGCGTGCGCGGCCTCGCCGCCGCCTGCGCCTACTGCGGACACGCCGGACACGCCAGGCACATGCTCAACTG GTTCGAGAAGCACGACACGTGTCCCACGGGCTGCGGCTGCAAATGCCTGATCGACAGCAACGCATTCTGGAAAGGGGTCAAGTACGCGTAA